The window CAGAAGAAAAAACTCTAAATAATATTTAAAGAGGTATATCTATGAAGAAATTGTTGTTTGTAATTATGCTGTTACTTCTTTTTGTAGGTTGTAGTAGTTTTAATAGGAAAAAATATATAGAAGATGAAGTTATAGCAGCAGTAGTTGTAGATAATGTATATATTTTAAATAGAGCAATAAAAAATGGTTTTAACATAGATCAACAATTAAAAAGTGGAGATACTCTTTTAAGTTTAGCCTTAAAAGAGGATTCTCTACAAGTTATAGCTGCTTTATTATCTAATGGTGCAAATATAACTAAAAATTTACCTGCAAGGCAAAATATAGGAGTTAACACATTAACTTCTTCAAGACCACCTATTTTTTATGTAAATAGTATGGAGTCTTTGCAAATGCTTTTAAATGATAAGGCAGATATAAATGTTTTTACAGGTGACGGAGAGCTTCTTTTAAATTTTTATATAAAAACAAGACCACAGGAGTTAGCAATAAAATTAATAAATAATGGTGCTAACTTAAAAATATTGGACTCAAGTAAATGGTATCCAATATTTTGGGCAGTAAATATAGAAAATGAAGAAATATTAAAAGAATTATTGAAAATAGATAATACACAATATTTGTTAAAAGATGATAAAGGAAACTATCCAATATATTATGCAAATTCAAGAGAAGTTATAAAAGAATTATTAAAGGGTGAATATAACTCAAAAGAAAAAAATATATATGGAGAAAATATCTTAGGAGAAGTGTATTTAAAAATAAAAAAATTAGGATACAATGATCTAATTCCTATTCTTTTAAAAAAAGGTGTAAATCCTAATTATACTTCATATAAATAAAAATTATAATAGTTAAAGCAAGGATAGAATTTTATTAGTTCTATCCTTGTTAACTATTTAGTGAACTTGAAAAAATGAAAAAAATAATGTATAATTTCAAAAGCATTTTTTCATAGGAGGAAATAAATGATAAGGAAACTTTTAAGCCCTATAGATAGATTATCTTTTTCAAGAAAATTGATATTAGGATTTTTTACAGCAATAATTTTAGGTTCAATATTGTTATATTTGCCGTTTTCTCTTCAAGATGGCCAAGAGATAAGTTTTTTAACAGCAGTTTTCACAATTACATCTGCGATATGTGTTACTGGATTATCAGTTATAGATATAAGTAAAGTTTTATCTTTTCAAGGTCAAATAATTTTATTGATTTTTATACAATTAGGTGGACTAGGAGTAATGACTTTTTCATCATTATTTTTTTTACTAATTGGAAAGAAAATAGGTTATAAAGATCGAGAATTAATAAAAGAAGAAAGAAACGCTGAAAATAGCGGCGAAGTTGTAGAGTTTATAAAAAAAATAGTAATTATTGTAATGTTGATAGAAGGAATAGGAGCATTTTTTTTAACATTGGAATTTTTGAAAATTTTTGAGTTTTCTAAAGCCTTATATTTTGGTATATTTCATTCAATTTCAGCTTTTTGTAATGCTGGATTTGCATTATTTTCTAATAATTTAGAAAGTTATCCAGGAAGTATATTAATGAATATGACAGTAGCCTATTTAATAATATTAGGAGGAATAGGATTTTCAGTAATAAATTCAGTTTTAGTAGCAGTTAGAAGGGATGTAAAAAGATTTACATTAACTTCAAAAGTTGCTATTCTAGTTTCAATGTTTTTAACATTTGTTGGAATGATTTTATTCTTTTTATTGGAGTATAAAAACCCTTCAACAATTGGTAATTTAAGTTGGTTTGATAAGGTATTAGCTTCTTTCTTTCAGAGTGTAACTACAAGAACTGCTGGCTTTAATACCGTTCCAATGGGATCTTTAAATCCAGCAACAATATTTATGTTTTGTATCTTAATGTTTATTGGAGCATCTCCAGGATCTACAGGGGGTGGAATAAAAACAACAACAATAGGAGTAATTATTTTTTATGTTGTAGGAGTTGTACAAGGTAAAGAAAATATAAATGTTTTTAATAGAAGAATAAGTTGGGATATACTAAATAGAGCATTAGCAATATTGATAATATCTATTATATATGTATCTATAGTAATCATGGCTGTAATGACTATAGAAAATATGAGTTTTGAAAAGGTAACATTTGAAGTTATATCCGCTTTTGCTACTGTTGGATTATCTATGGGGATAACAGCAGATTTAAGTGCGATGTCGAAAATACTTATAATAATTACTATGTTTATAGGAAGATTAGGTCCTATGACATTTGCTTTAGCTTTAGGGGAAAAGAAAGTTAAACAAAACTTAAGATATCCAAAAGAAAATATTTTAGTAGGATAATTAATGGAGGGAATTTATGAAACAATATGTAGTAATAGGAATGGGAAGATTTGGTTCAAGTGTTGCAGAGACTTTATATAAAGCTAATGAGGAAGTATTGGCAATTGATGAATCTGAAGATATAATACAAGAAGCAGTAAATAGTGGAATAGTTGAAAATGCAGTGGTAGCAGACGCAACAGATGATAAAGAACTTAATAATATTGGATTAGAAGGATTTGATGTTGCATTTGTTTGTATAGGAGCAATAGAACCAAGCATAATGGTAACATTAAATTTAAAAGAGTTAGGTGTAAAAAAGATAATTGTAAAAGCAGTTTCAAGAAGACACGGTAAAGTTTTAGAAAAAATAGGTGCTAATCAAGTTGTTTATCCAGAAGAATATATGGGAAAAAGGGCTGCAATGGCTGCAATGGATCCAAATATGATAGAGCATTTTAGATTCTCTAAAGATTTTTTGTTAGCAGAAATAAAATCGCCTGAAATATTTTGGAATAAAACTCTTATAGAATTAGATATAAGAAAAAGGTATAATGTAAACATAGTAGGAATAAAAAAAGGAAATAGAAATTTTATTCCCAATTTGTCAGCGGATACTGTTATAGAGCAGGGAGATATTCTTCTTGTAATTACAGATGCTAAAACAGCTGCAGAATTAAAGAATTTAAAGTAATAGAGAGGAGTAAAAATGCAAAATTTTGATGTTATAGTTGTAGGGGCGGGACATGCAGGATGTGAAGCTGCTTTAGCTGCAGCAAGAATGGGGGCTAAAACAGCCATCTTTACAATATTATTAGACAATATAGGATACATGTCATGTAATCCATCTCTTGGAGGACCAGCTAAATCTCATTTAGTAAAGGAGATTGATGCTTTAGGTGGAGAAATGGGAAGAAATATAGATAAAACATTTATTCAAATTAGAGTGTTAAATACTAAAAAAGGTCCAGCGGTGAGATCTTTAAGAGCTCAGGCAGATAAAGTTAATTATAGCAAAGAGATGAAAAAAACTCTTGAAAATACAGATAATTTAGATGTTATACAAGGAATGGTAACAGAGATTATTGTTGAAAATAGTAAAGTTGTTGGGATTAAGACTAAAGAGGGCGTGGAATATAGAGCAAAAGCTGTAGTAATAGCGACTGGAACATTCATGAGAGGTTTAATTCATATTGGAGAAAAGCAATTCCAAGGTGGAAGAATGGGAGAGTTATCTTCAGAAGAGTTACCTGTATCATTAGAAACATTAGGACTAAAACTAGGAAGATTTAAAACAGGAACACCCCCAAGAATAGATGCGAGAACAATAGATTATTCAAAAGTAGAGGTTCAGCCAGGAGATGAAGGAATCTTAAAATTCTCAAGCAGAACAACAGCAAATGAAGTACTATCAAGAAAACAAATACCATGTCACATGGTGTTTACAAATAAAGAGGTTCATGACACTATAATTTCAAATAAAGATAGATCTCCATTATTTAATGGAACTATTCAAGGAACAGGGCCTAGATATTGTCCTTCAATTGAAGATAAAGTTTTTAGATATCCTGATAAAGACAGACATCACCTTTTCTTAGAGAAAGAGGGATATGATACTAATGAGGTTTATATTAGTGGATTCTCATCATCATTACCGACAGATGTTCAATATGAAATGTTAAAAGGTATAGAAGGTTTAGAGAATGCAAAAATAATGAGATATGCTTATGCTATTGAGTATGACTATATTATTCCTGAAGAGATAAAATATAGTTTAGAAACTAAAAAAATAGAAAATCTATTTTTAGCAGGGCAAATAAATGGAACATCGGGTTATGAAGAAGCAGGATCTCAAGGGCTTATGGCAGGAATAAATGCTACAAGAAAAGTATTTGGTCAAGAGCCAGTAATATTAGATAGAGCAGACTCTTACATTGGAACATTAATAGATGATTTAGTTTCAAAAGGAACAAATGAGCCATATAGAATGTTTACTGCAAGAAGTGAGTA of the Cetobacterium sp. NK01 genome contains:
- a CDS encoding ankyrin repeat domain-containing protein, giving the protein MKKLLFVIMLLLLFVGCSSFNRKKYIEDEVIAAVVVDNVYILNRAIKNGFNIDQQLKSGDTLLSLALKEDSLQVIAALLSNGANITKNLPARQNIGVNTLTSSRPPIFYVNSMESLQMLLNDKADINVFTGDGELLLNFYIKTRPQELAIKLINNGANLKILDSSKWYPIFWAVNIENEEILKELLKIDNTQYLLKDDKGNYPIYYANSREVIKELLKGEYNSKEKNIYGENILGEVYLKIKKLGYNDLIPILLKKGVNPNYTSYK
- a CDS encoding TrkH family potassium uptake protein, giving the protein MIRKLLSPIDRLSFSRKLILGFFTAIILGSILLYLPFSLQDGQEISFLTAVFTITSAICVTGLSVIDISKVLSFQGQIILLIFIQLGGLGVMTFSSLFFLLIGKKIGYKDRELIKEERNAENSGEVVEFIKKIVIIVMLIEGIGAFFLTLEFLKIFEFSKALYFGIFHSISAFCNAGFALFSNNLESYPGSILMNMTVAYLIILGGIGFSVINSVLVAVRRDVKRFTLTSKVAILVSMFLTFVGMILFFLLEYKNPSTIGNLSWFDKVLASFFQSVTTRTAGFNTVPMGSLNPATIFMFCILMFIGASPGSTGGGIKTTTIGVIIFYVVGVVQGKENINVFNRRISWDILNRALAILIISIIYVSIVIMAVMTIENMSFEKVTFEVISAFATVGLSMGITADLSAMSKILIIITMFIGRLGPMTFALALGEKKVKQNLRYPKENILVG
- a CDS encoding potassium channel family protein: MKQYVVIGMGRFGSSVAETLYKANEEVLAIDESEDIIQEAVNSGIVENAVVADATDDKELNNIGLEGFDVAFVCIGAIEPSIMVTLNLKELGVKKIIVKAVSRRHGKVLEKIGANQVVYPEEYMGKRAAMAAMDPNMIEHFRFSKDFLLAEIKSPEIFWNKTLIELDIRKRYNVNIVGIKKGNRNFIPNLSADTVIEQGDILLVITDAKTAAELKNLK
- the mnmG gene encoding tRNA uridine-5-carboxymethylaminomethyl(34) synthesis enzyme MnmG codes for the protein MQNFDVIVVGAGHAGCEAALAAARMGAKTAIFTILLDNIGYMSCNPSLGGPAKSHLVKEIDALGGEMGRNIDKTFIQIRVLNTKKGPAVRSLRAQADKVNYSKEMKKTLENTDNLDVIQGMVTEIIVENSKVVGIKTKEGVEYRAKAVVIATGTFMRGLIHIGEKQFQGGRMGELSSEELPVSLETLGLKLGRFKTGTPPRIDARTIDYSKVEVQPGDEGILKFSSRTTANEVLSRKQIPCHMVFTNKEVHDTIISNKDRSPLFNGTIQGTGPRYCPSIEDKVFRYPDKDRHHLFLEKEGYDTNEVYISGFSSSLPTDVQYEMLKGIEGLENAKIMRYAYAIEYDYIIPEEIKYSLETKKIENLFLAGQINGTSGYEEAGSQGLMAGINATRKVFGQEPVILDRADSYIGTLIDDLVSKGTNEPYRMFTARSEYRLVLREDNADLRLSKIGYDIGLVSEEEYARVQKKEKDVAEIIEKLEKQHVGSSNPRVNEVLIKANEPEVKSGITLIELLRRPEVSYSDIKYISELIEKFDLGSYDEDTEYQVEVQVKYSGYIQKSLKMIEKHKGLENKKLPEDMDYDSLENMPKEAKDKLKQVRPYNIGQASRISGVSPADIQVLLMYLKMRGNK